A window of the Gossypium hirsutum isolate 1008001.06 chromosome A05, Gossypium_hirsutum_v2.1, whole genome shotgun sequence genome harbors these coding sequences:
- the LOC107902852 gene encoding uncharacterized protein, which translates to MVVHLNGLVQDFDHPVSVSEVTGTDRPPKQFLCTPAQLLSDCSQLGLQPDTILQAGHIYFLLPYSTLQSDVSHVSLASIGRKLTAKAKSTKPNSSTQPASTPLWPSPDSGLVSCRAQRLSRMRPWKPVLDTIREKSFNRRSESDLQEGNLVQNV; encoded by the exons ATGG TGGTTCACCTGAATGGGTTGGTACAAGATTTTGACCACCCTGTTTCGGTGAGTGAAGTCACTGGCACCGATCGCCCACCAAAGCAGTTCCTTTGCACTCCAGCTCAACTCCTTTCCGACTGCTCCCAGTTGGGTCTTCAACCTGATACTATTCTTCAAGCTGGCCATATTTATTTTCTTCTACCTTACTCCACTCTGCAGTCTGATGTGTCTCATGTGTCTTTGGCATCTATTGGCAGAAAGCTCACCGCCAAAGCCAAGTCCACCAAGCCCAACTCCTCCACTCAGCCTGCCTCCACCCCGCTCTGGCCCTCGCCTGATTCAGGGCTTGTGTCTTGTCGGGCACAAAGGTTGTCCCGCATGCGTCCTTGGAAACCTGTCTTGGACACCATCAGAGAAAAATCATTTAATCGCCGAAGCGAATCGGATTTGCAGGAAGGAAACCTAGTCCAaaatgtttag